The following is a genomic window from Candidatus Aegiribacteria sp..
ATCTCAAAGTAATGATCGAGTCGGAATGCTGACTTTTTCCGACCAGGTTCATGAATATGTCCCGCCGGACAAGGGGAGGAAACACGCTCTTGGTCTTGTACGGCGAATCCTTCAGGTTCCTGACAGACAGGCACCGGCAGACCTTGATAAAGCTCTGAAGTACATGGGTCGCGTACTCAACAGAAGGGCTCTCGTATTCATCATCAGTGATTTCAGAATACCGGGGGGCAGCAAACTTCTTCATGCAACTGTACAGAAGCATGATGTTGTAGGAATACATGTCTTTGACCCCAGAGAAATTCACCTGCCGCCTATGGGACACGTTCGATTCCGCTATCCGGAAACAGGGAAAGAACAGGTTGTGAATACAAGTTCCCGAACCTGGAGAGATAAATTCGCCTATCAGGTACGTCTTGTTCAGGCTGAAAGAGAGAAACTATGCAAAGACAACAGACTTGACCTGATAAGTATTTCAACGGCCGATAATCTTGTGCTGCCCCTTAGAAGATTCTTCGAACTCAGGAAAAAGCGGAGACGCCATTGATGATAGATTTTCTTATAATGATTTCGCTTGTCTCCGGAAGCGAAGCAGTTTCATGTTCTCTCGGGATTCCCGTAACAGTCGAATACCCTGTACCGGATGGCTGGACAGTTGAATTGCTTGAATCTTCAGAGAACTGGCATGTGCTTGAGCAGGATGCCGGCATTGTGACACTTGTCCCGCTTTCCCTTGACACACTCGATCTTCCTATGCTCGGAGCTCACTCGGACTCTCTTGAGGAACTCTTTGCTCCGCCTGTTCTTCTGGTGCAGCGAACCATGCCGGATTCGGTCTGGATGGTTTCGGTTTTCCCATCTCCCCTTGGAATTGATATTCCTCCTGGATTTCCAGAAAACTACCTGAATCAGCATAGATTCTGGGAGGAATGGAAAAAGGCTCCTCCAACTTCATGGCTGTTTCCAATGCTGCTTATCGGTGTTATCACCATTATTGCTGTATTATCGTGGCTGTACTACAGAAAAAAGAAAAAACTGTCAGGCACAGAAGATATTCATGCGGGAGAAAAGAAACTTCTATCTCCTCTGGATGAAGTAAAAGCGCTTATTGATTCACCAGCGTTCGCTAACGGTGATTGGATCACCTATTACAGAGATGTGGACAAATTGCTCAGAGACACAGTATTTTTCCGCTTCAAAATATCCAACCGCGCCCTTACATGGCGTCAAATTATCAGACTTACCCATTCGGAAAAGGACGGCAGGAAATTCACCGAGGATTCTACCGAACTCATAGAAGAGATTACCCTTCAGAGATACGCGTCATGGGGTGGTTCAAGAGAAAGAGCTGAGAGATTTACATCGAAGCTGTCTTCCATCAGAAGGGACTGGCATCTTCGATGAATTTCCAGTTTCTGCCGGCTTTATTGGGGTTTCCATTCCTTTTGATTATTCTGCAGTTTTTCTTCAGAAAGGTTAAGACTCACTCTCAGACATATACCGGACCTTTTTCCTTTCCCTCTGTAAACAGCAATTCGGGAAATAGAGTATCCAGCCTTCTGCAATGGATCGGGTTCGCACTTCTGTTCATCGCACTCGCACGCCCACAGTACGGCTTTGAGAGACTTCCAGAAGCTGGTGAGGGACTGGATATCATAATAACTCTGGATGTTTCAGGAAGTATGACTCAAAGTGATTACTATCCAAGCAGACTTGCAGCCGCTAAAAAAGCAGCTCTGACATTCATAAACGGAAGACCAAACGACAGAATAGGTCTGGTGATCTACGCGGAACAACCTAGAGCCATCTGTCCGCCTACTTTTGATCATTCGACGCTTGAGAGATTCATTCAGAGCGCTTCAATCGGTACCCTTCAGGATGGAACCGCTATCGGAGCAGGTCTCGCAGTAGCAGCCAGAGGGTTTGACTATTCACAAACAGCCAGAAGAGTGATCGTCCTCATTTCAGATGGTGAAGACACCTCCTCCCGGATTGATCCCATTACTGTTGCGCAGGCTGTCAATACCATTCATGGGGACAGCCTGAGAGTATATACCGTTGCCATCGGTACTCCTTCTTCAGAAGAAGGACTTGGAGTTGACAGGGAAACTCTCTCAGCTATCGCCGGATTGAACGGAGGCAGACTTTTCAATGTTGAATCGCCGCAGGAGCTTGATGAGGTTTACTGCGCAATTGATTCGCTTGAAGCTTCTACTCTTCCTCCAGAAGGTCTTTTCGTATACAGAGATTCTTACATGCAATTTCTTGTGTGGGGACTGATGCTACTTGCGGTTTCAAGTGTTCTTAAATGGCGCGTTTTCAAGGTTGTGGGTGACTGATGGGATTCCAGCACCCTTTCCTGCTTCTCCTGCTCCTTCTGGCACCTGTTTACTGGTGGTTGAGGAAAAAGTGGCTTAATTCTGAAATGAAACTGTTAAGAGTATTTGTCAGACCTGTTCTCTGGGACAAAGTCAGAATTCATCCTCCACCGGAGAGATCATTCTCAATTACCCTCTGGGTGACCGGTTTGATTCTTTCAGTAATAGCTCTGAGTGGTCCAACCTGGGGTCGATCATCTGCCATAGTTTCAACAGGAGGGAAGAACCTCGTAATAGCTCTGGATATCTCTCAATCCATGTCATCTCTGGATGAAGCCCCATCCAGAATTGTCAGGGCTAATGCGGAGATAAGAAGGCTGATAGAAGAACTTGACGATGTACGAATAGCACTCGTGATATTCTCAGGAAGTTCCAGACTTGCATCTCCTCTGACCCTGGACAGGAAATTTCTCCTGAGCAGACTACCTGATGATACATGGAGCAACACCGATATTGTCCGCGGAACACAACTTGGAAATCTTGTGGATATAATGGTGTCTGCGCTACCTGAAATGGATCTTGAAGCCCGTCTTGGAATAGTATTCAGTGATGGAGGGTTTCATGATTACGCGACTGCAAGCGCGATAGAAACCGCGAAAGCAAACAATATGCGTCTTTTGACAGTGGGAGTCGGAGGACCTGTTGAAATGACGATACCTCTTGAAAATGGAGGCATTCTCCTTGATACGGCAGGAGATACAGTGAGAACAGTTCTTGAGGAAGAATCTCTCATGAAACTGGCTTCTGAAACAGGGGGGGTATATCTACCACTGTCTCAGACTGATGATCTCTCGTCCATTGTTCAGGTATTTCTGGAACATATTTCCGATGAAAACAGTGAGTTTGCATCAGGCGGTTCCACTTCTACCAGGAGATACCAGTACTTCCTTGGAGCTGCTCTGATACTCTTTTCTCTTGCGATTGCTGTTGAGAGGAAGGGCAAATGATTTTCCTTCTCATGATACTTCAGCTTCAAAGTAACCTCGCGCCTGCTGAACTCGCGGAGATCGCGGCACAGTACTTTCTTGATGAACAATATTCGAGCGCGATCGGAGCCTTGTCGGAACTCTTTTCAAGGATGCCCGAAAGGGGAAGAATACTCTATAATCTTGCTTCATCTCAATTCATGGCGGATTCTCTGTCGGTTGCCGATTCAATTCTTTCCATGGATATCACTGATGTGGGAGATGATACACTCATGCTTGCAAGGGATCTTACTTCTCTCGCACTTGCCATCAAGGAAAACGATTACGCCGGAGTAGAGTCATCAGTACACTTTCTTCGAACTGCTGTATCAGATGGTCTCTCTCTGAAATGCGAGAATACCGGACTTGAGGCTGGACTTAACTGGCTTGACAATCACGAACCCCCTGAGGAT
Proteins encoded in this region:
- a CDS encoding DUF58 domain-containing protein gives rise to the protein MENVHSLFKRVRRIELQTRKLVAQLVGGDYSSIFRGQGMEFSDLREYSEGDDPKLIDWNVYARTRIPYVKIFREERELLVLLAVDLSGSLRFGSLNLTKAERVAEVAAVLALSASQSNDRVGMLTFSDQVHEYVPPDKGRKHALGLVRRILQVPDRQAPADLDKALKYMGRVLNRRALVFIISDFRIPGGSKLLHATVQKHDVVGIHVFDPREIHLPPMGHVRFRYPETGKEQVVNTSSRTWRDKFAYQVRLVQAEREKLCKDNRLDLISISTADNLVLPLRRFFELRKKRRRH
- a CDS encoding VWA domain-containing protein, which produces MNFQFLPALLGFPFLLIILQFFFRKVKTHSQTYTGPFSFPSVNSNSGNRVSSLLQWIGFALLFIALARPQYGFERLPEAGEGLDIIITLDVSGSMTQSDYYPSRLAAAKKAALTFINGRPNDRIGLVIYAEQPRAICPPTFDHSTLERFIQSASIGTLQDGTAIGAGLAVAARGFDYSQTARRVIVLISDGEDTSSRIDPITVAQAVNTIHGDSLRVYTVAIGTPSSEEGLGVDRETLSAIAGLNGGRLFNVESPQELDEVYCAIDSLEASTLPPEGLFVYRDSYMQFLVWGLMLLAVSSVLKWRVFKVVGD
- a CDS encoding VWA domain-containing protein, which encodes MGFQHPFLLLLLLLAPVYWWLRKKWLNSEMKLLRVFVRPVLWDKVRIHPPPERSFSITLWVTGLILSVIALSGPTWGRSSAIVSTGGKNLVIALDISQSMSSLDEAPSRIVRANAEIRRLIEELDDVRIALVIFSGSSRLASPLTLDRKFLLSRLPDDTWSNTDIVRGTQLGNLVDIMVSALPEMDLEARLGIVFSDGGFHDYATASAIETAKANNMRLLTVGVGGPVEMTIPLENGGILLDTAGDTVRTVLEEESLMKLASETGGVYLPLSQTDDLSSIVQVFLEHISDENSEFASGGSTSTRRYQYFLGAALILFSLAIAVERKGK